In Terriglobia bacterium, a single window of DNA contains:
- a CDS encoding phosphotransferase, protein MILRVIWRCLELTLHGCRELVCLPFDLQLYRKGEASIALGKSLASLLERLGPTFVKLAQVLSSRPDVFSPAVTGPLSRLCEHVRPIPRGQIAGLLSAGLGVPPSRIFRDFEWSPIACGSISQVHRAHLRDGQVVAVKIRRPNAVPLIRADLLLLRWLAACFQHSFTLRGIPLLLIINEFGRILQDQLDFRMEASNMRRFRSILGHLPDVVVPRVYDEWSSESVLIMEYMCNFNRIGDLRLSEEKRHQAARSCVNVLYTMAFEHGFVHTDLHPGNLFFRSNGEIVLVDFGMVTEFEGSDLRSFAHFFFGMVTNQGQQCAQVIYDSALSRAPTFDLARFEADMREMISRYASQRAGEFEVSRFACELFQIQRRHGLCGSPKFVSVILAFVVLEGIVKQLYPPLNFMSQARTFIPRVISNMRITGDARPNRDAAFSKTISNHREASIRSV, encoded by the coding sequence ATGATCCTCAGAGTGATCTGGCGGTGCTTAGAACTGACGTTGCACGGATGCCGTGAACTCGTTTGCCTGCCGTTCGACCTGCAGCTGTATCGCAAAGGAGAGGCTTCGATAGCACTTGGTAAGTCGCTGGCATCGCTGTTGGAGCGGCTCGGTCCGACCTTTGTTAAACTCGCGCAGGTGCTAAGCTCTCGCCCGGACGTATTTTCGCCTGCCGTGACAGGGCCTTTAAGTCGATTGTGCGAACATGTAAGGCCGATTCCAAGAGGCCAGATCGCCGGCCTCCTCTCGGCTGGTCTTGGAGTTCCTCCTAGTCGCATCTTTCGTGATTTCGAGTGGTCTCCTATAGCCTGCGGCAGCATTTCACAGGTCCATAGAGCACACTTAAGAGACGGGCAGGTTGTGGCCGTAAAGATCCGTCGACCAAATGCAGTCCCGTTGATTCGAGCAGACCTTCTCCTGCTTCGCTGGCTTGCCGCTTGCTTTCAGCATTCTTTCACTTTACGGGGAATACCATTGTTGTTGATCATCAATGAGTTTGGCCGGATTCTTCAGGACCAGCTCGACTTTCGAATGGAAGCCTCCAACATGCGACGTTTTCGCTCCATTCTCGGGCACCTGCCGGACGTCGTCGTTCCTCGTGTTTACGACGAATGGTCTTCCGAGTCGGTTCTGATCATGGAGTACATGTGCAATTTCAATAGAATAGGTGACCTCCGACTGTCAGAAGAGAAAAGGCATCAGGCAGCACGATCGTGTGTGAATGTTCTTTACACTATGGCGTTCGAACATGGCTTTGTCCACACTGATCTGCATCCCGGCAACCTGTTTTTCAGATCAAACGGGGAGATCGTCCTGGTTGATTTTGGCATGGTAACTGAATTTGAGGGCTCGGATCTAAGATCATTTGCACACTTTTTCTTCGGTATGGTCACTAACCAAGGTCAGCAGTGTGCTCAAGTGATCTACGACAGCGCTCTTTCCCGAGCGCCCACGTTTGATCTCGCCCGTTTCGAAGCTGATATGCGGGAGATGATATCGCGATACGCCTCGCAGCGTGCAGGAGAATTTGAAGTTTCACGATTCGCCTGCGAATTGTTCCAGATACAGCGGCGACATGGACTGTGCGGTTCCCCTAAATTCGTCAGTGTAATTCTAGCGTTCGTTGTACTGGAAGGCATCGTAAAGCAGTTGTATCCTCCGCTGAATTTCATGTCACAGGCTCGTACCTTTATACCCCGCGTCATCAGCAATATGCGGATCACTGGGGACGCCCGACCTAACCGTGACGCCGCCTTTTCGAAAACAATTAGCAATCACAGAGAAGCGAGCATTCGGTCGGTCTAA